One part of the Rutidosis leptorrhynchoides isolate AG116_Rl617_1_P2 chromosome 1, CSIRO_AGI_Rlap_v1, whole genome shotgun sequence genome encodes these proteins:
- the LOC139859866 gene encoding protein EXPORTIN 1A-like isoform X2 produces the protein MDLEPHQIHTFYEYVGFMIQEESEAIKREEYLQRPMNLLNQKWSKIKGHARGSVDFLKDQDVIRTVPNILQTNTSVASALRTHLLSLITLIFVNMLNVYKMYSELILSSIAEHVLCKTFESGFYYWYDWLAVWY, from the exons ATGGACCTCGAGCCACATCAGATACATACCTTTTATGAATAT GTTGGTTTTATGATCCAAGAAGAATCCGAGGCTATAAAGCGGGAGGAATACTTACAGAGGCCGATGAATCTCCTGAATCAG AAATGGTCTAAAATTAAAGGTCATGCCCGTGGTAGTGTTGATTTCTTAAAGGATCAAGATGTCATTAGGACTGTACCCAACATATTGCAG ACAAATACAAGTGTTGCCAGTGCACTCAGAACACACCTTTTGTCTCTAATCACTCTGATATTTGTGAACATGCTTAATGTCTACAA AATGTACAGTGAGCTAATATTATCCAGCATTGCTGAACACGTCTTATGTAAAACTTTTGAG TCAGGATTTTATTACTGGTATGACTGGTTGGCCGTCTGGTATTGA
- the LOC139859866 gene encoding protein EXPORTIN 1A-like isoform X1 → MDLEPHQIHTFYEYVGFMIQEESEAIKREEYLQRPMNLLNQKWSKIKGHARGSVDFLKDQDVIRTVPNILQTNTSVASALRTHLLSLITLIFVNMLNVYKMYSELILSSIAEHVLCKTFEVKIMNFHFLNLRWL, encoded by the exons ATGGACCTCGAGCCACATCAGATACATACCTTTTATGAATAT GTTGGTTTTATGATCCAAGAAGAATCCGAGGCTATAAAGCGGGAGGAATACTTACAGAGGCCGATGAATCTCCTGAATCAG AAATGGTCTAAAATTAAAGGTCATGCCCGTGGTAGTGTTGATTTCTTAAAGGATCAAGATGTCATTAGGACTGTACCCAACATATTGCAG ACAAATACAAGTGTTGCCAGTGCACTCAGAACACACCTTTTGTCTCTAATCACTCTGATATTTGTGAACATGCTTAATGTCTACAA AATGTACAGTGAGCTAATATTATCCAGCATTGCTGAACACGTCTTATGTAAAACTTTTGAG GTAAAGATTATGAACTTTCATTTTCTGAATTTGCGATGGCTATGA